The following is a genomic window from Bacillus sp. FJAT-52991.
GACCTCGACTAAAATTGAGGTCTTGTTATATATCTAATACGTTTACTTCTTTCGCAAACTGCAGCGCCACTTTTCTAGAAGTAATTTTCTTCTCTTTTAACCGCTCCAGCAAGGAAAGATAAAAGCTTCCATCAAATTCCTTTTGTGCCTTCAATGTAATTTCAATAGCCGCCATTACTAAATGATCAGAGGCATCTGTAGACCTCTGTCCAAAATAAATAAAGGCGATCATGTCATCTGAAAATTTAAAGCCCTTGTCATCTAGTTGCAATAAGTAATTCGCCACAGATGAATGGTTTTCCATCGTCGTTGTCACCTTTACGCCCACGGGTTGTTAGAGATGACTTCCGCTAAATGACGGCGAAGGACTTTTAATTCCAGC
Proteins encoded in this region:
- a CDS encoding DUF6123 family protein — protein: MENHSSVANYLLQLDDKGFKFSDDMIAFIYFGQRSTDASDHLVMAAIEITLKAQKEFDGSFYLSLLERLKEKKITSRKVALQFAKEVNVLDI